From a single Bacillus sp. BGMRC 2118 genomic region:
- a CDS encoding aminoglycoside 6-adenylyltransferase yields the protein MRCDKEMLNLILGVASKDERVRAVYMNGSRTNPKVSKDIFQDFDIVYVVTETASFIEDEEWINIFGDRIMLQEPDKLDKACGMDMDFDSSYGYLMLFTDGNRIDLRIGTKKSMVDAFVKEKLTIPLLDKDNILPVIAPPTDVDYQVKKPTEPIYISCTNNFWWCLQNVAKGIWRDELPYAKLMFQYTTRDSLGKMVSWWIGSKYDFQVSTGKMGKYFKNYLPQSYWEMYKETYSDSDYNNFWNSIFVTCELFRILSKELAQALDFTYPYEDDKNITQYLMHVRNLPTDAKEIY from the coding sequence ATGAGATGTGATAAAGAAATGCTTAATTTAATTTTAGGAGTAGCTAGTAAAGATGAACGAGTTAGAGCTGTCTATATGAATGGCTCAAGAACCAATCCTAAAGTGTCAAAAGATATTTTTCAAGATTTTGATATTGTTTATGTGGTGACTGAAACAGCATCGTTTATAGAAGATGAGGAATGGATCAATATTTTTGGAGATAGGATAATGCTTCAAGAGCCTGATAAATTAGATAAGGCTTGTGGAATGGACATGGATTTCGATAGTTCATACGGATATTTGATGCTTTTTACAGATGGAAATCGTATTGACCTTCGAATTGGAACAAAAAAATCAATGGTTGATGCATTTGTGAAAGAGAAACTTACTATTCCATTATTAGATAAAGACAATATTCTACCAGTCATTGCTCCTCCAACAGATGTTGATTATCAGGTAAAAAAGCCAACCGAACCTATATATATCAGTTGTACCAATAATTTTTGGTGGTGTTTACAAAACGTGGCAAAAGGGATTTGGAGAGATGAATTACCATATGCTAAATTAATGTTTCAATATACCACAAGGGATTCACTGGGTAAAATGGTATCTTGGTGGATTGGATCAAAATATGACTTTCAAGTTTCAACTGGAAAAATGGGAAAATATTTTAAAAATTATCTCCCTCAATCATATTGGGAGATGTACAAAGAAACTTATTCTGACAGTGATTATAATAATTTTTGGAATTCTATATTTGTAACTTGTGAATTGTTTCGGATTCTGTCAAAAGAACTTGCTCAAGCTTTAGACTTTACATATCCATATGAAGACGACAAAAATATTACCCAATATCTTATGCATGTAAGAAATTTACCTACTGATGCAAAGGAAATATATTAA
- the tenA gene encoding thiaminase II codes for MKFSEQLRKDVNEIWEASFNHPFVTGISDGSLPLECFRYYVLQDAYYLQQFARVQALGAAKAQDLQTTARMAAHAQGTFEAELSLHENFSRRLGITEEEKAAFKPAPTAYAYTSHLYRAADGHLGHIIAALLPCYWLYYEIGEQLKESRPEEPIYQEWIAAYGAEWFQTLVQEQINRLDEIAESVTEDDRNEMREHFWISSQYEYSFWEMAFRLEEWPVVTNQPALS; via the coding sequence ATGAAGTTTTCAGAGCAATTGAGGAAAGATGTAAATGAGATTTGGGAGGCAAGCTTTAACCATCCATTTGTAACAGGAATATCGGATGGAAGTTTACCATTAGAGTGCTTCCGGTATTATGTATTGCAGGATGCTTACTACCTGCAACAGTTCGCAAGGGTTCAAGCCCTAGGTGCGGCAAAAGCTCAGGACTTACAAACGACAGCTCGTATGGCTGCACATGCTCAAGGGACATTCGAAGCAGAGTTAAGCTTGCATGAGAATTTTTCAAGACGACTAGGAATTACAGAGGAAGAAAAGGCAGCATTTAAACCGGCACCTACAGCTTATGCGTATACATCTCATTTATACAGGGCTGCAGATGGACACTTAGGCCATATTATAGCAGCATTATTGCCTTGCTATTGGCTTTATTATGAAATTGGAGAACAATTGAAAGAATCAAGACCTGAGGAACCAATTTATCAAGAATGGATTGCAGCATATGGGGCAGAATGGTTTCAAACATTAGTACAAGAGCAAATTAACCGGTTGGATGAAATTGCTGAAAGTGTAACAGAGGATGATAGAAATGAAATGAGAGAACATTTTTGGATTAGCAGTCAGTACGAATATTCCTTTTGGGAAATGGCATTTAGATTAGAAGAGTGGCCGGTGGTAACGAATCAGCCAGCGCTCTCGTGA
- a CDS encoding YbjQ family protein, with protein MIIVTTEFVPGKEIKELKGFAKGSTVQSKNIGKDIIAGLRTIVGGEISEYTEMMEGARKIAISKMVKDAEEKGANAIIGMRLQTSAVMQNASEIIAYGTAVIVE; from the coding sequence ATGATTATCGTGACTACTGAGTTTGTTCCGGGTAAAGAGATTAAAGAACTTAAAGGATTTGCAAAAGGAAGCACTGTTCAATCCAAGAACATTGGAAAAGACATTATTGCAGGACTACGTACAATTGTTGGCGGGGAAATTTCTGAGTATACAGAAATGATGGAAGGTGCGAGGAAAATTGCCATTTCCAAGATGGTCAAGGATGCTGAGGAGAAAGGGGCAAATGCCATTATTGGCATGAGGTTACAAACTTCTGCTGTTATGCAAAATGCCTCTGAAATCATTGCGTATGGTACAGCCGTAATTGTAGAATAA
- a CDS encoding DUF3231 family protein, whose amino-acid sequence MDNAKAAKLTAGELAHCWEQLMNNSMSNVVLEYLTLTSELEEVKSLCSKASSISKSAVQFFESVLRSENYPIPKGFNIKDDLNPNASKMYTDVFILFYLNNMSKIGMSLTSMALSDSVREDIRNFFHEQLKNVSSLFERTTTILLEKGVFVRPPSITSTHETNPIADKGFLGNFFNDNRELTAREANELHKNVFMNYIGKNLLIGFIQSTSNQQLMSLLQHGKKLSLNIIDKLGDILVQNDLPISMTWDTNVLDGNTSPFSDKLISYLLDQLNRDGIASYGYSAAVSIRKDLKTTYAKIIADVYQYEENIKTFMIKNEWMEKPPVALDRDKLAQD is encoded by the coding sequence ATGGATAATGCAAAGGCTGCAAAGTTAACTGCAGGTGAGTTAGCACACTGTTGGGAACAGTTAATGAATAATAGTATGTCAAATGTTGTTTTGGAGTATCTTACCTTAACATCAGAACTAGAAGAAGTTAAATCTCTTTGTAGTAAGGCGAGTTCTATTTCTAAATCTGCTGTGCAATTTTTTGAATCTGTTCTACGAAGTGAAAACTATCCAATCCCTAAAGGCTTTAACATTAAAGATGATTTAAACCCAAATGCCTCAAAGATGTATACGGATGTTTTTATACTATTTTATTTAAATAATATGTCTAAAATTGGAATGTCCTTAACAAGTATGGCACTATCCGATTCAGTAAGGGAGGATATTCGCAATTTTTTCCACGAGCAATTAAAAAACGTTTCAAGTTTATTTGAACGTACAACAACTATTCTATTAGAAAAGGGAGTATTTGTAAGACCTCCTTCAATTACCTCCACTCATGAAACAAACCCAATTGCAGATAAAGGATTTTTGGGTAACTTCTTTAATGATAATCGAGAATTAACGGCAAGAGAAGCAAATGAGCTACACAAAAATGTTTTTATGAATTATATTGGAAAAAACTTATTAATTGGATTTATACAATCTACATCTAATCAGCAATTAATGAGTTTATTGCAACATGGAAAAAAATTATCATTAAATATTATAGACAAATTAGGTGATATTTTAGTTCAAAATGATTTACCTATTTCAATGACTTGGGATACGAATGTTTTGGATGGTAATACATCTCCTTTTTCAGATAAATTAATATCTTATCTATTAGACCAACTTAATCGTGATGGAATCGCCAGTTATGGATATAGTGCAGCAGTAAGTATCCGAAAAGATTTAAAAACTACATATGCGAAGATAATTGCTGATGTGTATCAATATGAAGAAAATATAAAAACCTTTATGATAAAAAATGAGTGGATGGAGAAACCTCCTGTTGCTCTAGATAGGGATAAGCTTGCTCAAGACTAA
- a CDS encoding lysophospholipase — MIKTLDRIRLVNGEEIFHRIIKPNGFPKAAIIVIHGHGDHSGGLDNLYSSLIEYDYIVYAFDLRGHGRSTGKRGFIKDWIEYRDDLNQFHKFVVTDNPDLPIFIVGHSLGGVIALDYILYHQENINGIITIAPAISYRMTKLEKLMIRLLAKLNPALALQLKGNSSLLTNDQSVLDRISSDELRHNVVTPGLGNGLLEAVSGLMKRANSINLPLLLQYGLEDKITPPQELRLFFNLVASTEKKIHEYEKMKHRPFDDIDRELFLSDMINWLEQRVKAPIGV; from the coding sequence ATGATTAAAACTTTAGATAGAATTCGATTAGTAAATGGAGAAGAAATTTTTCATAGAATTATAAAGCCAAATGGATTCCCTAAAGCTGCTATCATTGTTATACATGGACATGGAGACCATAGTGGCGGATTGGATAATTTATATTCATCATTGATTGAATATGATTATATAGTTTATGCATTCGACTTACGTGGGCATGGTAGGAGTACAGGTAAGAGGGGGTTTATTAAAGATTGGATTGAATATCGCGATGACCTAAATCAATTTCATAAATTTGTAGTAACAGATAATCCTGACTTGCCAATTTTTATAGTTGGTCATAGCTTGGGAGGAGTGATTGCACTTGATTATATATTATATCACCAAGAAAATATAAACGGGATCATAACCATTGCACCTGCAATCTCTTATCGTATGACGAAATTGGAAAAGTTAATGATTCGACTTTTAGCAAAACTTAATCCTGCTCTAGCTCTTCAATTAAAAGGTAATTCGAGTTTACTGACAAATGATCAAAGTGTATTGGATAGGATTAGCTCTGATGAATTAAGACATAATGTTGTAACACCTGGATTAGGAAATGGATTACTAGAAGCTGTATCTGGCTTAATGAAAAGGGCAAATTCAATAAACTTACCATTACTGTTACAATATGGGCTAGAAGACAAAATAACACCTCCCCAAGAGTTGCGCCTGTTTTTTAACTTGGTAGCATCAACTGAAAAAAAAATACACGAATATGAAAAAATGAAACACCGTCCATTTGACGATATTGATCGAGAACTATTTCTATCAGATATGATAAATTGGCTTGAGCAAAGAGTTAAAGCCCCTATTGGGGTATAG
- a CDS encoding isochorismatase family protein gives MKQLFRTGIQTEACVDTTCRRGFSMGYKVTLVSDSHSTWDSVEITAQQIINHHNGMLLWFADIVPSNEIEFIEITKQKGEGVE, from the coding sequence ATAAAACAATTATTTAGAACAGGCATCCAAACAGAAGCGTGTGTTGATACAACTTGTAGAAGAGGCTTTAGTATGGGCTATAAAGTAACTCTAGTCTCTGATTCCCATAGCACATGGGATTCGGTAGAAATTACAGCACAACAAATTATTAACCATCATAATGGTATGTTGCTTTGGTTTGCAGATATCGTGCCTAGTAATGAAATAGAATTCATTGAGATTACTAAACAAAAGGGTGAGGGAGTGGAATAA
- a CDS encoding aldo/keto reductase: MEYITLNNGLKMPIVGTGTNTYGKENNEYNGVLTNEIPELVSALELGYRSIDAAIIYRNEELVGRVLAESTVPREELFITTKVPANEEYTSSKEATRVAIDNSLKNFKTDYLDLLLIHFPIEDKVQLKNTWEVFEEYYEAGKLKAIGVSNFGKNHLDELREFAKVKPAVNQIQINLKECNNDLLAVLKDEGITPVAWGPMKAEVHQKEVLNEIGKAYKKTGAQVLLKYQIQRGVIVIPKSHNRENQASNIDLFDFVLSVEDIQKIENL, from the coding sequence ATGGAATACATAACACTTAATAATGGGTTAAAAATGCCAATTGTAGGTACAGGTACAAATACTTATGGAAAAGAAAATAACGAGTATAACGGGGTATTAACAAATGAAATCCCTGAACTCGTATCAGCACTTGAGTTGGGTTATCGTTCAATTGATGCAGCCATCATTTATCGAAACGAAGAACTTGTAGGAAGAGTCTTAGCAGAAAGCACAGTGCCTCGTGAGGAGTTATTCATTACAACAAAAGTTCCTGCCAACGAAGAATATACTTCTTCTAAGGAAGCTACTCGAGTAGCTATTGATAACAGTCTGAAAAACTTCAAAACAGACTATCTCGATCTGCTTCTTATTCACTTCCCTATCGAAGACAAAGTACAACTTAAAAACACTTGGGAAGTCTTTGAAGAATATTACGAAGCGGGCAAACTGAAAGCAATCGGCGTTTCAAACTTTGGAAAAAATCATCTAGATGAATTGAGAGAATTCGCTAAAGTGAAACCAGCAGTTAATCAAATACAAATTAACTTAAAAGAATGTAACAATGATCTCCTTGCCGTATTAAAAGATGAGGGCATTACCCCTGTTGCATGGGGACCTATGAAAGCCGAAGTTCATCAAAAAGAAGTTTTAAATGAAATCGGTAAAGCCTATAAAAAAACTGGTGCACAAGTCTTATTAAAATATCAAATTCAACGTGGTGTGATTGTTATTCCTAAATCTCACAACCGTGAAAATCAAGCATCTAATATAGATCTATTCGATTTCGTATTATCTGTAGAAGATATACAAAAAATTGAAAACTTATAA
- a CDS encoding thiamine ABC transporter permease, which yields MSKGLKLTDVLVTIVISIVFGVVYKLWGPLYNVVKPLGLHVDQLMYGMWFIAATVAFLIIRKPGVALLAEIAASSGEFLMGSEYGLEVLLYGVFQGLGAELVFLLFFYKRFDVIVVSLAAIGSAAGSLILDASKGYIGDLALWNLSLYISARVIGSILLAGIFAHILVKALEKTGVTKLLRQSNAADQEALDR from the coding sequence ATGTCTAAGGGATTAAAACTAACCGATGTTCTCGTAACAATTGTTATATCGATTGTATTTGGAGTTGTATATAAACTGTGGGGACCTCTTTATAATGTGGTCAAACCATTAGGATTACACGTAGATCAGCTGATGTATGGAATGTGGTTTATCGCAGCAACAGTTGCCTTTCTGATCATTCGTAAGCCGGGTGTAGCACTTCTTGCAGAAATTGCAGCTTCGAGTGGAGAGTTTCTAATGGGCTCAGAGTACGGACTAGAAGTCTTATTGTATGGTGTTTTCCAAGGACTTGGAGCAGAGCTCGTGTTCCTGCTGTTTTTCTATAAGCGATTTGACGTCATTGTCGTTTCACTTGCAGCAATTGGATCAGCGGCAGGTTCACTTATCTTAGATGCTTCAAAAGGCTATATCGGGGATTTAGCTTTGTGGAACTTGAGTTTATATATAAGTGCTAGAGTGATAGGGTCCATTTTATTGGCAGGAATATTTGCACATATTCTTGTAAAAGCTCTTGAAAAAACAGGGGTTACTAAACTATTAAGGCAATCAAATGCAGCCGATCAGGAAGCGTTAGATCGTTGA